Proteins from one Rosa chinensis cultivar Old Blush chromosome 7, RchiOBHm-V2, whole genome shotgun sequence genomic window:
- the LOC112177258 gene encoding uncharacterized protein LOC112177258, producing MGNCQAIDAATLVIQHPNGKVEKFYGAVSASEVMKMNPGHYVALLISTTLCPSSNPKSKTNGPDNNAGDDHDHKNSDMTNEKKTSSSTGSVRITRIKLLRPTDTLVLGQVYRLITTQEVMKGLWAKKQAKGKRSNQFEPLTAARLQRETVAAAASRRSEAASELDKDNNQVMTKTDRHHHRPRTSTSSSGSTSSSQSAATARPRTWQPSLQSISEAAS from the exons ATGGGAAATTGCCAAGCCATAGATGCAGCAACTTTGGTGATACAACACCCAAATGGGAAGGTCGAGAAGTTCTATGGGGCAGTGAGTGCTAGTGAGGTCATGAAGATGAACCCTGGTCACTATGTTGCTCTTCTCATCTCCACCACACTCTGTCCCTCATCAAAtcccaaatccaaaaccaatgGTCCTGATAATAATGCTGGTGATGATCATGATCACAAGAATTCTGATATGACCAATGAGAAGAAGACTAGTTCTAGTACTGGTTCAGTTCGAATCACACGAATCAAGCTTCTCAGGCCAACTGATACTCTTGTTCTTGGCCAAGTTTACAGACTCATCACCACTCAAG AGGTTATGAAGGGTCTGTGGGCAAAGAAACAAGCAAAGGGGAAGAGATCAAACCAGTTTGAGCCACTAACAGCAGCGAGGTTGCAGAGAGAGACAGTAGCAGCAGCAGCTAGCAGAAGATCTGAGGCTGCTTCTGAGCTGGACAAGGACAACAACCAG GTGATGACTAAAACTGATAGACACCACCACCGACCTAGAACATCAACCTCATCGTCAGGGAGCACTAGTAGTAGTCAGTCTGCCGCAACAGCTCGACCAAGAACATGGCAACCTTCACTGCAAAGCATCTCAGAAGCTGCGAGCTGA
- the LOC112180297 gene encoding protein SDA1 homolog, whose protein sequence is MAERNLLWSWKTEPDAVFENLQWTRMKVQLNDSDRAEAIAAIEDVLKKLQEDDKRQVLFSIAYAVQQELFKSKEIDVEIIKKLAALYPRCVEDDDDDHHHDDNWLTSAAGDFKLSADADAEEEDEDDEEDDEAADEDWEEYVDEDEAVADGGDDDLKKREAAMKKFEEAGIKELKRQCNSMGCSLKQGQEQEILTFMISFFTIQRFRVDHEYRMKRCIEFFMSRVKGYISRSCTLDDLETVKKAVESVKKEREADADQVHQLLEKNTVPTNEEGIVTPVNQLKQEKR, encoded by the exons ATGGCGGAGAGAAACTTGCTCTGGTCGTGGAAAACGGAGCCCGATGCCGTGTTTGAGAATCTCCAATGGACGAGGATGAAGGTCCAACTTAACGATTCTGATCGAGCAGAGGCCATAGCTGCCATCGAAGATGTCCTCAAAAAATTGCAGGAAGATGATAAGCGACAAGTACTCTTCTCAATCGCCTACGCCGTCCAACAGGAACTCTTTAAATCTAAGGAGATAGACGTGGAGATAATAAAAAAACTTGCAGCGTTGTACCCACGGTGCGTGGAGGATGATGACGACGACCACCACCACGATGACAACTGGCTGACGTCGGCGGCGGGTGATTTTAAACTGTCAGCGGATGCGGAtgcggaggaggaggatgaggatgacGAGGAGGATGATGAGGCTGCGGATGAGGACTGGGAAGAGTATGTGGATGAGGATGAGGCCGTGGCGGATGGCGGGGATGATGATCTTAAAAAGAGAGAAGCAGCCATGAAGAAGTTTGAAGAAGCAGGCATCAAGGAATTGAAGCGACAGTGCAATAGTATGGGATGCAGTCTGAAACAAGGCCAAGAGCAGGAAATCCTAACTTTTATGATTTCATTCTTTACCATACAAAGATTCAGAGTTGATCACGAATATCGGATGAAAAGGTGCATTGAATTTTTCATGTCACGTGTCAAAGGTTATATTTCTAGGTCTTGCACCCTCGACGACTTGGAAACTGTGAAAAAAGCCGTTGAAAGTGTGAAGAAGGAGAGGGAGGCTGATGCTGATCAAGTTCATCAACTG TTGGAAAAGAATACTGTACCGACTAATGAAGAAGGGATTGTTACCCCTGTGAACCAGTTAAAACAAGAGAAAAG ATAA